The following proteins are encoded in a genomic region of Methanobacterium sp.:
- a CDS encoding DUF86 domain-containing protein has product MNDPDIFIDHILQSITLIEDYTADITKEEFLNTNFIQDAVIRRIKIIGKAVESMSDHFKSKYPEIPWETITNVRDTLIHGEVDLELIWETVKNEIPALKKEILKLSEAK; this is encoded by the coding sequence ATGAATGATCCAGATATATTTATAGACCATATTTTACAGTCAATTACATTGATTGAAGATTATACAGCAGATATAACAAAAGAAGAATTCTTAAATACAAATTTTATTCAGGATGCAGTAATTCGAAGGATTAAAATCATTGGAAAAGCCGTTGAAAGTATGTCAGACCATTTCAAAAGCAAATATCCAGAAATTCCATGGGAAACAATTACAAATGTTAGAGATACGCTTATTCATGGAGAAGTTGATTTAGAATTGATCTGGGAAACAGTAAAGAATGAGATTCCTGCCTTGAAAAAAGAAATTTTAAAATTGAGCGAAGCTAAATAA